GCAGTTGTGCTGACCGACAATCGTCCGGAGGACGTGGTTCTGGCAGAGTTTCCACAGGTGCGGGAGACCTTGGCAGAGCTTGAGGAAAAGGGCATCGAAACGGTTTTTGGAAGACAGATCGACACGAAGGTTATCAATGAGATCGACCGTGTGGTCACCAGCCCGGGCGTGCCGCTGACCATCCCCATCATCACCGAGGCCTACCGCTGCGGCGTGCCTGTCATCGGTGAGGCTGAGCTGGCCTACTGCATGACAAAGGCCCCCTTTGTAGCCATCACCGGCACCAACGGCAAAACCACCACCACCACACTGACGGGTGAGATCTTTAAAAACAGCGGCCGCAGGACCTACACAGTAGGCAACATCGGCGACCCCATCAGCAATTATGTGACAGGGGCAGCCCCGGAGGACGTGTTCGTGACAGAGATCAGCGCGTTTCAGCTCGAGACCATCAATAAGTTCCGTCCTGTGGCCTCCGCCATCTTAAACCTGTCGCCGGACCACATGGACCGGTACGGCACCATGGAAAACTATATTGCCGCCAAGGCCCGTATTTTTGAAAACCAGCGCGGCGAGGACTTCCTGGTGCTCAACGCCGACGACGAGCAGGTCTGTGAGCTGGGCCGCCAGGCACAGTGCCGGAAATACTATTTCAGCCTGGATAAAAAGGTCGCCCAGGGCGCCTACGCCATGGACGGCGGTATTTTTATCAATGACAATGAATCGGTCATTCCCATCTGCCGCGTTGAGGAAATGGGCATCAAGGGCCCCCACAATGTTCAGAACGCCCTGGCGGCTACCGTGCTCGCCTACTTTATGGGCGTGGATGTGGTCAGCATCGCGGAAACGCTGAAGTCCTTTGGCGGAGTCGAGCACCGTCAGGAATTTGTGGCCAGCATCGGCGGCGTGGATTATATCAACGATTCCAAGGGCACCAATACCAACGCGGCCATCGTGGCCCTGAACGCCATGACCAAGCCCGTGGTCCTCATCGCCGGCG
This region of Eubacterium sp. 1001713B170207_170306_E7 genomic DNA includes:
- the murD gene encoding UDP-N-acetylmuramoyl-L-alanine--D-glutamate ligase, whose translation is MSEKILVIGAARSGVAVSKLLMDNGKAVVLTDNRPEDVVLAEFPQVRETLAELEEKGIETVFGRQIDTKVINEIDRVVTSPGVPLTIPIITEAYRCGVPVIGEAELAYCMTKAPFVAITGTNGKTTTTTLTGEIFKNSGRRTYTVGNIGDPISNYVTGAAPEDVFVTEISAFQLETINKFRPVASAILNLSPDHMDRYGTMENYIAAKARIFENQRGEDFLVLNADDEQVCELGRQAQCRKYYFSLDKKVAQGAYAMDGGIFINDNESVIPICRVEEMGIKGPHNVQNALAATVLAYFMGVDVVSIAETLKSFGGVEHRQEFVASIGGVDYINDSKGTNTNAAIVALNAMTKPVVLIAGGYDKKEDYSDFIEVVKQKVKRMILVGATAPQIEETAQNQGYYNTVRVGDYDEAVKVASECALPGDVVLLSPACASWDMFDNFEIRGQVFKDLVKRIGSN